One Ranitomeya imitator isolate aRanImi1 chromosome 4, aRanImi1.pri, whole genome shotgun sequence genomic window, gtcattgtgcTCATTTCAAGTGAGTTCCTTGTTTATGTTCAGTTTAACTTCTGTGGCTTGAATTACATGGATCATTTCTTTTGTGACTTTGGTCCCTTAATGGAATTGGCCACTTCAGACATTTCCATTGTAATATTGCAAGACTTTGTTTGTAGCATCTTTGTGgttttttttccatttgttttcATCATTGTTACTTACTTTTGCATTTTCTTTACCATCCTTAACATTTCTTATGGTAGAAGAAAAGCCTTCTCCACATGTAGCTCCCACCTGACCACAGTATGTGCCTATTACGGCAGCCTAATTGTAGTCTACATTACTCCATCTGATGAAAGCTCATCCAATACTAACAAATACAGATCCCTGTTGTATATAGTAGTTACACCATTGATGAATCCTATTATCTACAGTCTGAGGAACAATGAGATTAGGAGAGCTATGCAAAAgatgagatatatatatttttgtaaacaAAATTAGTTTAAATGTTCAGCTCAGTGGTAATATGTGAAGGCCTTACGCAACTATGAATCAAATCATTACCCAAATCATTGTTTTCAATCTATTAGAAGTTGTGTTGCAACTAGAGATGAGTAGATTGATTAAAAGCAAATGAAATTTGCATCAATTTTCACAGAAAATGGATAAGTCAGAATCCACTATTTTTATGATTTGATTCCtttgaattcagcaaaatggcttCTGGCTGATCAATAGTTTAGCACTGGGAAgacgtaaaaataataaaataatatgccGTCttcacccatcacatgaccagcgcTCCAATCGATTCTGCACTAGGACCGATAACACTTAGGTAATGACTATTAATGGACTTCAGGCACCTTTATTTCACATATAATACATTTGTGAATCCTATTTCCAGGCCAAATTCAATTGAATCTCCTAAATTTGAAATTTGGGAGATTTATTCATTTCTAGCTTCAACATGCAGAGACTTAATGACATGCAGTGGATCAGCAACTTTCCAAATAGTGCAACACATCTTTCTATGGCTTGAAGGGAAATTTCTGGATTTCTTCAATTTGAGTGatgcaaacatttttttatttctatatttgGTTTAAACTTGCTTGCCATAAACATTAGTTGCATTCTAACAATGGATAGAGGAGCACGTTGAGCTTTCTTTTGTCACAtattgtgacaacacagcattcATTCTTAATTATCCAGATGTGTTATGTCAGTAGACCCAGGAACATGAGCTAGAGTTCATGTGAGAAGTAATGTTGACTCTTATTGTCAATTGAATTATTGTTCAGTGGCTGCCATTTGTGGACTGGCTGTtgattagctattgtatctgtcctagtattgcagtcctagtattgttctactatctttgCACAATATGTGaacaatgtttgttaatatgttaatGACCCATTGGTTTTCTGcaaatatgaaggacaatctatgcattTTGTTTGAATACTCCAGCAGTGATGGATGGCCTCCTTCCACCTTCCCCCAGCCTGTGGAGGAATGCCTGAATGAGAAGTTGTGAACTATAATATGGAGGATCTCCCTGTGTTTTGAAAGTCTGCACGTTACAGTAACCATGGCATCATGGCTCCAACTCAAAAAGTAAAGAGCTGCTTCTTTGACCATGACTGAACCCTCAAAGACATTTGGAGAATcctggttgggacaatcaggtcacctggcctcgTACATCAATGGACTGCTCTCGGTCAGCTTCCTAAGGTTGTCGTTACCACCTCTGTGCGTGTCACAGGTGGAGTaatcggccctggaagctctgaattcacagctgctgttatcctggtgagtcagctgaagggtgagactgtaatttgcaccatcttgggtagttgcagcgactgttctatatgttattgtttgttagtggttcaataaattattgccacactgtattACCCTCatcttgtgttgtctgagtagtattatactCACAGTAAAAAGATAGTGGGCAatcagtgggatgatccctggtccatgatgTCTTGAGCCAGTGGACTAGATCACCCACTGACCCCCGTATCTACTGTTCATTGTTCACAAATAATATTTTTGCATGTATTTATTCCTAGCCTGTCCTCCTGGAACTCAGCATGTTAACAGAAGATTCTCCTATGCTATGCTTTTGTAGCGCGACTGTCCTACTGGTTCGGAGCCAGCTACCTGATCATTTGTGCCAGCCTGCACCACCAGCCTTCAGCCAAATTTACGACCCTAACTTATGGGTCCCTGAGAAAATTAAATAAATGATGAAGTCTGGAGATCTGGTAAATGGAGTCCATGGTAGCCATTTTCAAGAATGCATATTTTTGTGAAAAATGAGAAATGAATTCTGTTCTGATCTTTTTGCTTATATCTACTATTAATATAATAAATATCAAGGATCCATGAAAATGTTTCAGCTTTTCTGTAATCTTGGGTTACATTCTCATCTCAGTTCCATTTCGACAATTTTGATAGATACTACAATAATTGAAAAGTCTGTGGATAAATTAAATGGCATCTGGTCTAAAGGAATATAAAACTTGAAGAAGACGCAGGGTAGTCTGGCCTCAGCTGCTAATAAGAGACATTCTAAGGACTCAAGCTTTGAATTTGGGAACAGGAAGTCGTTGTCCATCAGGAATATCAAGCTGAAAGTTCCTTCTCTCCAGCTGCTTCCAAAATGTATCTGCCTTCTTCAAAATATCAGTGTAACTAACCCAGAAGTTTTCTGACTGAAACTTCTTGAATCCTTCATTATACCAAATGTGTTTCACAAGTTCCTGCTTAAGTGATATCATGCTCTGTTTCATCCAGTTATAGATACATCTCCCAGGATACTCAGAGATAACTTGTAGTATGAGGTGCTGAGAATCCTGGATTCTCATGTGGAGAGACATTCCTTACAATATGTGGTACAATGAACAGGTAATGACCCAGAGGAGATATCCTGGATGCTGGCAAGTAATATCAAAGCCAACAACAACTTTGTTATAATGTTTCAGGACAAATCTTGTCCCAAACATAAAGAGTTCCCTCACATACAGGGGGCACCATCACATCTTCTGAGCTACCTGCTCTCTTGTCACCATGTGTCCTTATCATTTTGCTATTGATGCTCATGATGGGGGAGTTATGACCAGAAACCAGTTGGACATAAAAGAGAAAAAAGGATAGGACACGAATGAGAAGGACCAGTGGCACAATAGACCGTGGGTGAAGCTGTGTAGCCACTAAACTTAAGAGGTTATGCACTCCTGCTTAATCTCGGTGTGCGCGTGATGGAAAGTGGTGCGTCCAATCGGTAAATGGCTGACAGATGCGAGTGGTGGCAAGGTGATCTACTGTGGTGGCCAGGAAGGGCTTCAGTGTTCCTTGCTGAAAGGAGATTCTCTGTACGATGCCTGGAAGGACCGTGGTGCACGCTGGGAGTCACATAACCATAGATCCTTGCGGTCATGTGATGGAAGGTCCTGAACTGCCATTGAGGCATCTCACTTTGGATGTTAACCCCTTGTATAGCAACATACTTCACAACCTAGGTATGGAGGccataaaaaagtttttttcatcAGATGATCAATTGTGTTCTGCTCAAAGGGAATTTTTGGAGACAGTCATAGTTTTTATTCTTAATAACAATGTTTTTACTTTTGAGAATTCTTTTTACTGCCAGATCAAGGGCTGCACAATGGGGACGAGATTGACACCAAGTTAAACTAATCTATTCATGGGGGTATTTGTGTCCATCTTCATCACGCAGTCCCCTTTGGCCTTTTTATCACTGTGTTATTGATGATCTATTATTTATTTGgaggttttgaacagctgacatgtgactctAACAGCCAGAGGTGGAATTACGATTCTCCGATGGCTGTTAACTATTTaaatgctgtcaaactctgacagcggcacttCCAGCAAGCACGCCAGAAATCCTGCCCATTGGTGACCGTGTCACATgatgctgatgggttggcatgacaactagaggtcttcAGCACACCTCtacggttgtcactgctggattggtaTGAGCACcgaccggtggtcggcgctcatagaaagtcagcaattctgctacatagaggcgatctgatcaagaTCATGAGCTTGTAGTCTCCCgtgtagactattgaagcatgccacaaataaaaaatatggttttaaaaatattaaaaaaataaaaaatattaaagttcaaattactcccctttcaccccattcaaaataaaacaataaaaaaatcaaatatatttggtatcgccgcattcagaatcaatcactataaaaaagaattaacctgattgctaaacggcgtaacgagaaaaaattaaaaatgccaaaattatgttttttgggttgccgcaacattgaattaaaatgcaataacgaacaATCaagagaatgtatctgcaccaaaatggtatctttaaaaatcatcagctcgacgcacaaaaaataagccatcacccaactcaagatcatgaaaaatgataaTATTGGTATCGGaacatggcgcaattttttttaaacattggaacttttttcaccatttagataaaaaagaacctagacatgtttggtgtctatgaacttgtaataactGCTGTTTACTGATGGTGTGATTGAAGACAGAAAAAGCCAAATTAATTGTGAAGtgtcatgggtagtgttgagcgataccgtccgatacttgaaagtatcggtatcggatagtatcggccgatacccgaaaaatatcggatatcgccgataccgatatccgataccaatacaagtcaatgggacatcaagtatcggaatgtatcctgatggttcccagggtctgaaggagaggaaactctccttcaggccctgggatccatagggaggtgtaaaataaagaattaaaataaaaaatattgatatgctcacctctccggcggccccttgacatcacgctggtaaccggccggcttctttgtttaaattgagcgcctttaggacctgcgaatgacgtcgcggcttctgattggtcgcgtgccgctcatgtgaccgccacgcgaccaatcagaagccgcgacgtcattcgcaggtcctcaattcctagaattaggagtttagtgaatgagaatgacgtcgcagcttctgattggtcgcgtggcggtcacatgggcggcacgcgaccaatcagaagccgcgacgtcattctcaggtcctaaaggtgctcattttaaacaaagaagccggccggttaccagcgtgatgtccaggggccgccggagaggtgaatatatcaatattaataattttaattctttattttacacatccctatggatccgataccgatacccgataccacaaaagtatcggatctcggtatcggaattccgataccgcaagtatcggccgatacccgatacttgcggtatcggaatgctcaacactagtcatgggcgatactttctgctcagattcatccAAATGAAGCAAAGTTGATTGGATGTCACTTCGAaggacagatggacaatgactagtgttgagaattccgataccgcaagtatcggccgatatttgcggtatcggaattccgatactttcagtatatcggataccggaatcggaagttcccataattcaaagagccagaattcagccaatgaggaatcattagaagtgtgggcacatcctgttctgcatgttaggcatgtaactactggcatggctgtgattggctgctgaaatgatgtcatgatgcactataaaagtcgccatttttggttcactctgctgtgaattcagttagggacaggacgctgtgttctgactgagggccagtttggagatagcgaattgcttcattgtgctttacccaggataatttagcaaccactgcgtgagaaccttgttttggccttgcagcactgttcacggccgtctgcaaggtgtctgtgtgagtgcagctcaatcTGTAGGCTGGTCTGCAGCCACTGCTGGTTGTAGTcaactcagggtgcgtcactgtttcatactgttccattgtccttttttcaattaatggagcctgctgcacattttttcaaatttattctattagtggctttccatccgtatgctgcacagggcccctcatagtatgcaaaagtgtcgctgccggtgggaggcgcccccaccatgcaaacacaccgccgtactttgaggggccctgtgccagtgccagtgccaatgcgaatgagtgccccccacctgcttgctcaggatcacaccacttgcaaagttgaaatacttacctctccctgctccactgccgtgacgtagtccacgtttcctgggcccactaaatacttgaaccaaccataccccccacaactttagccaaatgacccccaatttccaatgcctaactattattataaggtaaattaagattgtcaAGCTTCagtaaaagaatggatgtttttgccattaaaatgggcactgtaggtgttttcctggcctccacccactgccgactatgcttccccattgacttgcattgggtttcgtgtttcggtcaatccccgacttttctcgataatcggccaatttcactcgacttgacttttgagatagtcgggtttcgcgaatcccgactcgatccaaaaatattaaaagtcgctcaaccctaattgtcagTATGCTAGAAGTGTGATTGCAGGTCTGGGTCGTTTGTGTAAGGAGCTGTGTGAGGTGaataggtacggactggggctgaaattcagccctggcatttgaaactaaacaggcccatgttgtccccgttcccaagaaccagatgggatatattactaatattaccctggatggaggaaagaaagatatactacaagaccaatatttcaaatgatacccgtagcctggtggggtaagtgacggagtccgtaaccttgtgctccatcacaactgttaacagtatgggtgtcctgagaacaccgattctgttaacaatgcagCAGAcatggcagcccacaaccagacaggcccttctggcatttgccagaaatgcccaatggccagtccggccctgggtgaaTCTGTTGCCTTTTGAGCTTTTTATGTTTGGATTGGGTATGTGTGGGGAAAAGGAGAGAGTATTGTGGTTGATGATGGCATGTATAAAAGAAGTTTTGTAGGATGTGAGGAATATGTATGTGTTTAAAAGGAAGGATATTGAGGttaaaaattgtataaaaaatattttgggaaaattgtatttttgttttgtgtgtgatcagaggaggagaggggaggtggaTGCAGAGGGAATTTGAAAGACTAAAAAGTGGAAACATTTTGTTAATGcatcttgaggtgttttttggttgtTAATAAAAATGTtgtgttttccaatgatgatgggaaTAGTGGGTGCactgagtatgtggcacgctgttttgggagATGAGTTCCTAAACGTTTTGGTTACCTGACTGTGGAacatcccatctgagggaaaaaaaaagctgtctgtggatggataccatgttttggcataggtggttttcctttatggatgctgcccttcccgtggttgttccttcccggtgaaagacctggctatttattgcttgcgttgagaaacacatgatggtgtctctgcggtttttctacatgcattttcatatttcccataagggatgggggcagtgttctggatcactgcgttgattaagacgtgatggtgtctacgcgctgttggatgttttgatctccccgaggtcattcattcttatgtttatagtccttttactaggcactgctcctaatagccagtttcgtactccacactgatgaggggcaaataccccgaaacagctgtctgtggatggataccatgttttggcataggtggttttcctttcttggatgctgcccttcccgtggttgttccttcccggtgaaagacctggctatttattgcttgcgttgagaaacatgtgatggtgtctccgcggcttttctacatgcatttgcatatttcccataagggatgagggcagtgttctggaacACTCTGGGGTGGTGActgactgtggctgctgatcccactggggaatgGAGTGCTAGGACAGGAGCAGGACATGGTCTTGAATggtgggcacagctgagacactggcaggcgggcatagctgaatcactggcaggcaggcatggctgagacactgacaGACGGGCATggttgagacactggcaggcgggcatggctgagacactggtagGACAGGCGGCATGTCTGGTACTTTGGATGTAGAagaaggaggcagagcaaagagcagagccgaaagaggcagagcaaagaggagaaggagtgaacacaaggaagcACACAGTGGAATAGGAAAGCGACAGACAGGGATAGAAATGGACACAGGCTTTAGGACAAGGTTCCGACAGGATCAGGAACgggactgttagaatctgttttgttttgaccatccaccatcttgttgtgttttaatggctgctggtctttttcccctggtgctgggttgtcttaggtcaggttcaCGGTTCTGGCTacatgctttgatagctttctgtgttggattttatgcagttctgggacatctggttctcctatctttagcttctgttttcagttggtttctgcagcctactCTGTGTTTCCTTTTAGGAGGTGACCtgctttttatacccagtccttagatcttttaggtttcaaaaacctgacctgcacatccaaacatagactcagtgtgaacaggtgctgaacctagagtcgccaactcgtatatagttaagtaaatagggcagcacactgcagcgctagaacatgcaaacttgaaaaacgaaatttgaactgcattactgcactagaaatatgaaaaatgagagcttttagcgcataaaaatggccaattttatgtgtacctggtagccccgttacggcatctctcttataccaggtcctaaacttgccttacctcgctgagaataaatgtctccatctgaatgggtacatgtgaaacctcttactagactaaaattctctctctctgtggaggggtatcggacctgctgtaattaaaacacctgaagctagaaggcggagtgcacgatcagaaggctaaagaatacatttcaaaaacctgacctgctagcttcaggtgttttaattacagcaggtccaatactcagcgaggtaaggcaagtttaggacctggtataagagagatgccgtaacggggctaccaggtacacataaaattggccatttttatgcgctaaaagctctcatttttcatatttctagtgcagtaatgcagttcaaatttcgtttttcaagtttgtatgttctagcgctgcagtgtgctgccttatttacttaacttagatcttttagggacctccttccccttatctataggtcttcgctgagtttaacctaggatcatcagtgggtctattcacaaggaatgggtcgcccactccatcgtagggtatcagcctagtctcagtgcagggtcagtttttccccttctatcctagttctgtgctgcagttctgtAACAGGAACAATGCACAGAAACAAGGACTCacaccagggtacgaagccccactggatgGCAGAAAAAAgggacacaggtacaggccagggtatgaagcccctctgggtggctgacacaagagaaATAGCAAGACAAGACCTATAATCTCtgcagcaagacactaactgaggaagtaagttgcaCAGGCATCCTCCTATGGGCggggatgccttaagtacctgaggcaTCTTGACatttggctggggacaccttaggaagatgCACACTAACTCAATAAGAGCAAGGGAGAGCCGGCACCACTcctctatgcacacagccaggaagtatgcaaagaGCAGGCAGGGAACAAAAGGCACCCAGTATGGAGCCGGCAGAAgatagaactcacagcatggcccaaaGTAGTGAGTAAGTTGGAGTTTTAAGCAGGTGggagatgggaggccatgcagtgatgttgGCAGAATTGTTACAGTACCCcacctttacgccccctcttcttcaagcctgccAGAATGACCTGCAGAAGAAGAATAGGACCACATGCAGTCCAAGCCATCATGACATCCCACAGGTAGAATGAGGCTTGCACGTCCTCAGGAATCTCAGAATGCCAAATCTCTCCATGCCAATGAGGTCAACTCCCTCCACAAAAGACACAAAGACCTTGACCTCCTCCTTCAGATTGGTGGAAAGCAGAGACTTAGAAGCGTCCATCCTGGCATCTTCATCAACCGGCCACCTGGAAGATGAAGATACCCACACTGGATTCAtcctctgcccgttatccagaagaaaacaTCCAAGaggcagggatgttcctgggaacagaTCACTGGTATAGTCGTTGGGGCCATGTGGAGACAACGCCACCGCTTCCCCTTGATTGGAGATTTCCTCACTCTTTGACTCGACGACTTGCACAAAAGATGAAGAATATGACACTGCTGACTGACTCAGAGGCATGGGAACAAGACACCTCTTGCAACTTGGTTGCTTTAATGGTAGCAGCTTGCTGGGCCTCGAGACCTGAACAGGTAAAAGATTTCTTTGCTTAGAATGACCCATGGACATACCAGACAGCATAGGAAAGATCAACTTTTTTGTGTACAATTCTCCAACTTGCAGCTGAAATTGTCCCtgaaggactagactgctcttaagTAGTGCTCGGCCATCACCAAACAATGCCCTCATTGGATTCTGTAGCTGTAGGACAAAGATCACACACTGACTCCATATGGCTGGTGGCTTAAACACACCAAATCTCCCAGAAGGTGGAGACACAGTCATTGACTTTATTGGAGAGGAGGcactctcaccaagggcagtctctcctactggcccagggttttggagtataaGGTTCACAGGGCAGAGACTGTCAGGATATTCCTTACAAACACAGCAATATTGTTTTTCATTCTCAGGGCTAGATTCAGTCTGCAGGTTTGCCAGCCCAATCTTATCAGACCTCTTGGATTTTGCTTGGGTGGCTTCTTTGGCAGGTTGTGGAACAGGTGAGTCTTGGATGGTAATGGACAGATGTGACAGTTTACCCACAGGTTTCTTTTGTCAGGTCCTTCTCTGTGAGCTTGTGGGGAAGGAAAACTTTTCACGAGATGCTGTACTAGGCTTATCGAAGaccttacagaaggccaccaggaaggctgtcAGATTTGAGGTGATGGGattccctgcttcccagagggggttGAGCCACTTCAAAGCATCTCTTGCTAGGTAGGTCATTAGGAATCCTACTTTAACCCATTCACCCCcgggttttttctatttttttaattttcattttttgctcccctctttcccagagccataacttttttatttttctgtcaatatggccaagtgagggctttttttttgcgggacgagatgtactttgaacaataccattggttttaccatgccatgcaacagaaaacgggaaaaaaattccaagtatgatgaaattgcaaaaaaagtgcaatctcacacttgttttttgtttggctttttttgctaggttcactaaatgctaaaagtaaccctccattatgattctccaggtaattatgagttcatagacacctaacatgtctaggtaattttttaatctaagtggtgaaaaaaaatccaaaatctgctaaaaaaaaaaaattaaaaattgtgcgatattccgatacccgtagcatctccaattttcatgatctggggtcaggtgagggattattttttgcattctgagctggcgtttttaatgataccattttggtgtagatacgttcttttgatcgcctgttattgcattttaatgcaatgtcgcggcgacgaaa contains:
- the LOC138674792 gene encoding olfactory receptor 5P81-like, producing the protein MCDVNQTQVTQIRLLGFQSLSEYKPLLFLLLTLSYICILGGNLLIILLVTIIPQLKTPMFFLLKHLSIADVLLATCFIPMMLDIMFVEEGVLSLWGCLTQLYFFCIFCGLPCFLIAIMSYDRYLAICHPLRYSSLISLDLCLRLVMGAWFLVIVLISSEFLVYVQFNFCGLNYMDHFFCDFGPLMELATSDISIVILQDFVCSIFVVFFPFVFIIVTYFCIFFTILNISYGRRKAFSTCSSHLTTVCAYYGSLIVVYITPSDESSSNTNKYRSLLYIVVTPLMNPIIYSLRNNEIRRAMQKMRYIYFCKQN